One Microbacterium sp. zg-B96 genomic region harbors:
- a CDS encoding citrate synthase produces the protein MSDASTQQPTAPRPVATVTIGDRTAELPVLRGTDGTSSVDLSTFTKQTGHTTLDYGFVNTAATKSAITYIDGDEGILRYRGYPIEQLAKNSTYLEVAWLLLYGELPTADQLGAFDERIRRHTLLHEDLKRFFSSLPHTAHPMSVLSSATAALSTYYEHQSDPNNPEHVELNTIRLLAKLPVIATYAHKKSVGQAFLYPDNSMSFVDNFLRLNFGVLSEPYEINPVMSRALERLLILHEDHEQNASTSTVRLVGSTGANQFSSISAGINALYGPLHGGANEAVLDMLARIRDSGESVQRFVERVKNKEDGVKLMGFGHRVYKNYDPRAKLVKESADEVLTELGVHDPLLDLAKELEDIALNDDYFKERRLYPNVDFYTGVIYKAMGFPTRMFTVLFAIGRLPGWLAHWQEMQNDPQTKIGRPQQLYTGAPRRDYPGV, from the coding sequence GTGAGCGACGCCAGCACCCAGCAGCCCACCGCCCCCCGGCCCGTTGCGACGGTTACGATCGGGGACCGCACCGCCGAGCTTCCCGTGCTGCGGGGCACCGACGGCACGTCCAGTGTCGATCTGTCGACCTTCACCAAGCAGACCGGTCACACGACGCTGGACTACGGGTTCGTCAACACCGCGGCCACCAAGTCCGCGATCACCTACATCGACGGCGACGAGGGCATCCTCCGCTACCGCGGGTACCCGATCGAGCAGCTCGCGAAGAACAGCACGTACCTCGAGGTCGCGTGGCTGCTGCTGTACGGCGAGCTTCCCACCGCCGACCAGCTCGGGGCCTTCGACGAGCGCATCCGCCGTCACACCCTGCTGCACGAGGACCTCAAGCGCTTCTTCTCGTCGCTGCCGCACACCGCGCACCCCATGTCGGTGCTCTCGTCGGCTACGGCGGCGCTGTCGACCTACTACGAGCACCAGTCCGACCCGAACAACCCCGAGCACGTCGAGTTGAACACGATCCGACTGCTGGCCAAGCTCCCCGTCATCGCGACGTACGCGCACAAGAAGAGCGTCGGGCAAGCGTTCTTGTACCCGGACAACTCGATGAGCTTCGTGGACAACTTCCTGCGCCTGAACTTCGGTGTGCTCAGCGAGCCGTACGAGATCAACCCCGTGATGTCGCGGGCGCTGGAGCGCCTGCTGATCCTGCACGAGGACCACGAGCAGAACGCGTCCACGTCGACCGTTCGCCTCGTCGGATCGACGGGGGCCAACCAGTTCTCGTCGATCTCGGCGGGCATCAACGCGCTGTACGGGCCGCTGCACGGCGGTGCCAACGAGGCGGTCCTGGACATGCTCGCTCGCATCCGCGACTCCGGCGAGAGCGTGCAGCGGTTCGTGGAACGCGTGAAGAACAAGGAAGACGGCGTGAAGCTCATGGGCTTCGGGCACCGGGTCTATAAGAACTACGACCCGCGCGCCAAGCTCGTGAAGGAATCCGCTGACGAGGTGCTCACCGAGCTGGGCGTGCACGACCCGCTGCTGGATCTCGCGAAGGAGCTCGAGGACATCGCGCTCAACGACGACTACTTCAAGGAGCGGCGCCTGTACCCCAACGTCGACTTCTACACCGGCGTGATCTACAAGGCGATGGGGTTCCCCACGCGCATGTTCACCGTGCTGTTCGCGATCGGCCGGCTGCCCGGCTGGCTGGCGCACTGGCAGGAGATGCAGAACGACCCGCAGACGAAGATCGGCCGCCCGCAGCAGCTGTACACCGGCGCCCCGCGTCGCGACTACCCGGGCGTCTGA
- the dapC gene encoding succinyldiaminopimelate transaminase: protein MAVADLADYPWDAVAPYAATARAHPGGIVDLSVGSPVDPTPPVVAAALADATDAHAYPQTAGTPQLREEIVRWFARRRGVSALTPDHVLPTIGSKELVALLPLLLGIGPGDVVVHPRAAYPTYEVGARLVGATPVAADEPAQWPEGTRLVWLNSPGNPDGRVLDHDELRAAVSRARELGAVIASDECYAELGWDGRWADEPVPSVLDPQVAGSDLTGLLAVYSLSKQSNLAGYRAAFLAGDPSLVARLLTARKHLGLMPPAPVQAAAAAALADDAHVAGQKERYRHRRETLRPAVEAAGFRIDRSEAGLYLWATEGRDAWESMAALAERGILAGPGHFYGPHFPQHVRFSLTATDERIAEAARRLHSS from the coding sequence ATGGCAGTCGCAGACCTCGCGGATTACCCGTGGGATGCCGTCGCGCCCTACGCGGCCACCGCGCGGGCGCACCCCGGTGGCATCGTCGACCTGTCCGTCGGCTCCCCGGTCGATCCCACCCCGCCCGTGGTCGCGGCAGCCCTGGCCGACGCGACCGACGCCCACGCCTACCCACAGACGGCGGGCACCCCGCAGCTGCGGGAGGAGATCGTCCGCTGGTTCGCACGCCGGCGCGGTGTATCGGCGCTCACCCCCGACCACGTGCTGCCCACGATCGGGTCCAAGGAGCTGGTGGCGTTGCTGCCGCTGCTGCTGGGGATCGGTCCGGGCGATGTCGTCGTGCATCCCCGTGCCGCCTATCCGACCTACGAGGTAGGTGCGCGCCTGGTGGGCGCCACCCCCGTCGCCGCCGACGAGCCCGCCCAGTGGCCGGAGGGCACGCGGCTGGTGTGGCTCAACTCGCCGGGTAACCCCGACGGCCGCGTGCTCGACCACGACGAGTTGCGCGCAGCGGTCTCCCGCGCCCGGGAGCTGGGCGCGGTGATCGCCAGCGACGAGTGCTACGCCGAGCTGGGCTGGGACGGCCGCTGGGCCGACGAGCCCGTGCCGAGCGTGCTGGATCCGCAGGTGGCAGGATCTGACCTCACCGGCCTGCTCGCGGTGTACTCGCTGAGCAAGCAGTCCAACCTCGCCGGGTACCGCGCCGCGTTCCTCGCGGGGGACCCGAGCCTGGTGGCGCGCCTGCTGACCGCGCGCAAGCACCTCGGGCTCATGCCACCCGCGCCGGTGCAGGCCGCCGCGGCTGCCGCTCTCGCCGACGACGCGCACGTCGCGGGGCAGAAGGAGCGCTACCGGCACCGTCGCGAGACGCTGCGCCCTGCCGTCGAGGCGGCCGGTTTCCGCATCGACCGCAGTGAGGCCGGGCTGTACCTGTGGGCCACCGAGGGCCGCGACGCCTGGGAGAGCATGGCCGCCCTCGCCGAGCGCGGCATCCTCGCCGGTCCCGGTCATTTCTACGGGCCGCACTTCCCGCAGCACGTGCGCTTCTCGCTCACCGCGACCGATGAGCGCATCGCCGAAGCAGCGCGGCGGTTGCACTCCTCGTAG
- the fdxA gene encoding ferredoxin: MTYVIALPCVDVKDRACIDECPVDCIYEGERSLYIHPDECVDCGACEPVCPVEAIYYEDDLPAEWHDYYTANVEFFQDIGSPGGAAKTGVIKHDHPIIAALPPQA, translated from the coding sequence GTGACGTATGTGATCGCCCTCCCGTGCGTCGATGTCAAGGATCGAGCCTGCATCGACGAGTGCCCTGTGGACTGCATCTACGAGGGCGAGAGGTCGTTGTACATCCACCCGGACGAATGCGTCGACTGCGGTGCCTGCGAACCGGTGTGCCCCGTCGAGGCGATCTACTACGAGGACGACCTTCCCGCGGAGTGGCACGACTACTACACCGCGAACGTGGAGTTCTTCCAGGACATCGGTTCTCCCGGCGGTGCAGCCAAGACCGGCGTCATCAAGCACGACCACCCGATCATCGCCGCGCTGCCGCCGCAGGCCTGA
- a CDS encoding DUF6113 family protein: MGFSWTRALTWIIALFVGLVYGAAGTVAHAFMLGWFPLGLILAIIGVAALLLAVRLLTADRWAALAAGFGAMIATLVFSGAGPGGSIIVPAPAPGEFSVGIVWTIAVPLLVAIVAAWPDLSRRPVAERSPRLGE, encoded by the coding sequence GTGGGATTTTCCTGGACTCGCGCGCTGACGTGGATCATCGCCCTCTTTGTGGGGCTCGTCTACGGCGCCGCCGGGACGGTCGCTCATGCGTTCATGCTCGGCTGGTTCCCGCTCGGGCTCATCCTGGCGATCATCGGTGTGGCTGCGCTGCTGCTGGCCGTGCGCCTGCTGACCGCCGATCGCTGGGCCGCGCTGGCAGCCGGCTTCGGCGCGATGATCGCGACCCTCGTCTTTTCCGGCGCCGGCCCCGGCGGGTCGATCATCGTGCCCGCCCCCGCTCCGGGGGAGTTCTCGGTGGGCATCGTCTGGACGATCGCGGTGCCGCTGCTGGTGGCCATCGTCGCGGCGTGGCCGGATCTGTCACGCCGTCCCGTTGCCGAGAGGTCGCCTAGACTGGGGGAGTGA
- a CDS encoding AzlD domain-containing protein, with the protein MTLWHAVLVASIICVALKALGYLIPPKVLEAPRPARVADLLTVALLAALVAVQTLGVGQAIVIDARVPAVLVAAGLLLARAPFLIVVAAAALTAALLRLWGWAA; encoded by the coding sequence GTGACCCTGTGGCACGCGGTGCTGGTGGCATCCATCATCTGCGTCGCGCTGAAAGCGCTCGGCTACCTCATTCCGCCGAAGGTGCTGGAGGCGCCGCGCCCGGCACGGGTGGCCGATCTGCTGACCGTCGCGCTGCTGGCCGCGCTGGTCGCGGTGCAGACCCTGGGCGTGGGGCAGGCGATCGTCATCGACGCCCGAGTGCCGGCAGTCCTGGTGGCGGCCGGCCTGCTGCTGGCGCGCGCCCCGTTCCTCATCGTCGTGGCGGCGGCCGCGCTCACCGCCGCGCTGCTGCGACTGTGGGGGTGGGCGGCGTAG
- a CDS encoding AzlC family ABC transporter permease — MSFDPSPAEADADRQARRATREGLGVAVATSAYGVSFGALAVAAGLDIWQTCVLSLVMFTGGSQFAFVGVIAAGGVAAAPAAIASAALLGVRNVAYAMRMAPVIGGTIWRRVAAAQFTIDESTAVSLAQTAPRARTLGFWVTGIGIYVGWNLSTLLGALLGDLLGNPRAYGLDAAAAAAFLALLWPRLRQRQAIVVGVAAAVVATVLTPVLMPGMPVLVAAVVAILVGVFNWFAPEREGRP, encoded by the coding sequence GTGAGTTTCGACCCGTCGCCGGCTGAGGCCGATGCCGACCGCCAGGCGCGGCGGGCGACACGCGAAGGGCTCGGGGTGGCTGTGGCCACCAGTGCTTACGGGGTGTCGTTCGGCGCGCTGGCGGTGGCGGCAGGCCTGGACATCTGGCAGACCTGCGTACTGAGCCTCGTGATGTTCACCGGCGGCTCGCAGTTCGCCTTCGTCGGCGTCATCGCCGCCGGCGGTGTGGCCGCAGCGCCGGCCGCGATCGCTTCGGCGGCGCTGCTGGGCGTGCGAAACGTCGCCTACGCGATGCGCATGGCCCCCGTGATCGGCGGGACGATCTGGCGGCGCGTCGCCGCGGCGCAGTTCACGATCGACGAATCCACGGCCGTCTCGCTGGCCCAGACGGCGCCCCGCGCCCGCACCCTCGGGTTCTGGGTGACCGGCATCGGCATCTACGTCGGGTGGAACCTCTCGACACTGCTCGGCGCGCTCCTGGGCGACCTGCTGGGAAACCCGAGGGCGTACGGGTTGGATGCCGCCGCCGCGGCGGCCTTTCTCGCGCTGCTGTGGCCGCGACTGCGGCAGCGTCAGGCGATCGTGGTCGGTGTGGCCGCGGCGGTCGTGGCGACGGTGCTGACGCCGGTGCTCATGCCCGGGATGCCGGTGCTGGTCGCCGCGGTCGTGGCGATCCTCGTCGGGGTGTTCAACTGGTTCGCGCCCGAGCGGGAGGGCCGGCCGTGA
- the typA gene encoding translational GTPase TypA: MAHALRPDLRNVAIVAHVDHGKTTLVDAMLRQTGSFGSHEHMEERAMDSNDLEREKGITILAKNTAITYNGLHTEVPVTINVIDTPGHADFGGEVERGLSMVDGVVLLVDASEGPLPQTRFVLRKALEAKLPVILLVNKTDRPDARIAEVEEEAHDLLLGLASDLVDDVPDLDVDALLDVPVVYASGRAGAASLNRPENGSLPDNDDLEPLFEAILQHVPAPAYDDEAPLQAWVTNLDSSPFLGRLALLRVFNGTLKKGQTVAWVRADGTTSNARITELLKTRALERYPAESAGPGDIVAIAGFPDITIGETIADPDDVRPLPQIHVDEPAISMTIGTNTSPLVGKVKGHKLTARMVKDRLDRELIGNVSLKVVDIGRPDAWEVQGRGELALAILVENMRREGFELTVGKPQVVTKKIDGKTYEPFEHLTVDAPEEYLGAITQLLASRKGRMENMVNHGTGWVRMEFVVPSRGLIGFRTEFLTTTRGTGIANAISHGYEPWAGHIVTRQNGSIVADRSGVVTPFAIIALQERMSFFVQPTQEVYEGMVIGENSRADDMDVNITKEKKLTNMRSSTSDTFESMTPPRQLSLEESLEFARDDECVEVTPEIVRIRKVNLDANERARATSRLKRQDASA, translated from the coding sequence ATGGCGCACGCCCTCCGTCCGGACCTCCGTAATGTCGCTATCGTCGCGCACGTCGACCACGGCAAGACGACGCTCGTGGATGCGATGCTCCGCCAGACCGGCTCGTTCGGCTCGCATGAGCACATGGAAGAACGTGCCATGGACTCGAACGACCTCGAGCGCGAAAAGGGCATCACGATCCTCGCCAAGAACACGGCGATCACCTACAACGGCCTTCACACCGAAGTGCCGGTGACGATCAACGTCATCGACACCCCCGGCCACGCCGACTTCGGTGGCGAGGTCGAACGCGGCCTGTCGATGGTCGACGGTGTCGTGCTGCTGGTGGATGCCAGTGAGGGTCCGCTGCCGCAGACCCGCTTCGTGCTGCGCAAGGCGCTCGAGGCGAAGCTGCCGGTCATCCTGCTGGTCAACAAGACCGACCGCCCCGACGCCCGCATCGCGGAGGTCGAGGAAGAGGCGCACGACCTGCTCCTGGGGCTGGCGAGCGACCTCGTCGACGACGTGCCCGATCTCGACGTCGACGCGCTCCTGGACGTCCCCGTCGTCTACGCGAGCGGTCGCGCCGGCGCGGCATCCCTCAACCGGCCCGAGAACGGCAGCCTCCCCGACAACGACGACCTCGAGCCGCTGTTCGAGGCGATCCTGCAGCACGTGCCGGCGCCCGCCTACGACGACGAGGCACCGCTGCAGGCGTGGGTGACCAACCTCGACTCCTCGCCGTTCCTCGGCCGCCTCGCGCTTCTGCGCGTCTTCAACGGCACGCTGAAGAAGGGCCAGACGGTCGCGTGGGTGCGTGCCGACGGCACCACCAGCAACGCCCGCATCACCGAGTTGCTCAAGACCCGCGCCCTCGAGCGCTACCCGGCCGAATCCGCCGGCCCCGGCGACATCGTCGCCATCGCCGGTTTCCCGGACATCACGATCGGCGAGACCATCGCCGACCCCGACGACGTGCGCCCGCTGCCGCAGATCCACGTCGACGAGCCGGCGATCTCGATGACGATCGGCACGAACACGTCGCCCCTGGTCGGCAAGGTCAAGGGTCACAAGCTCACCGCGCGCATGGTCAAGGACCGCCTTGATCGCGAGCTCATCGGTAACGTCTCGCTGAAGGTCGTCGACATCGGCCGTCCCGACGCGTGGGAGGTGCAGGGCCGCGGCGAGCTGGCGCTGGCCATCCTGGTGGAGAACATGCGCCGCGAAGGCTTCGAGCTGACCGTCGGCAAGCCGCAGGTGGTCACCAAGAAGATCGACGGCAAGACGTACGAGCCGTTCGAGCACCTGACCGTCGATGCTCCCGAGGAGTACCTCGGCGCGATCACGCAGCTGCTGGCCTCGCGCAAGGGCCGCATGGAGAACATGGTCAACCACGGCACCGGCTGGGTGCGCATGGAGTTCGTCGTTCCCTCGCGCGGTCTCATCGGCTTCCGCACCGAGTTCCTGACCACGACCCGCGGCACCGGCATCGCGAACGCGATCTCGCACGGCTACGAGCCGTGGGCCGGTCACATCGTGACCCGTCAGAACGGTTCGATCGTCGCCGACCGCTCGGGTGTCGTCACGCCGTTCGCGATCATCGCGCTGCAGGAACGCATGTCGTTCTTCGTGCAGCCGACGCAGGAGGTCTACGAAGGCATGGTCATCGGCGAGAACTCGCGCGCCGACGACATGGACGTGAACATCACCAAGGAGAAGAAGCTCACCAACATGCGCTCCTCGACCTCGGACACGTTCGAGTCGATGACCCCGCCGCGCCAGCTGTCGCTGGAGGAGAGCCTCGAGTTCGCCCGCGACGACGAATGCGTAGAGGTCACGCCCGAGATCGTGCGTATCCGCAAGGTGAACCTCGACGCCAACGAGCGCGCACGTGCGACCTCGCGCCTCAAGCGCCAGGACGCCAGCGCCTGA
- a CDS encoding ABC transporter ATP-binding protein, producing the protein MDMDTAGTGAALRLTDLRVDFAVEAGLVRAVKGVTLDLQPGEVVAIVGESGSGKSVSSAAAMGLLPDNALISGSAQVGGTEVVGIAPEKMRAMRATEVAMIFQEPMSALNPVLTVERQMTEVFELHDVAYGDEARQRSVELLRRVGIPDPETRIGQYPHQFSGGQRQRIVIAMAIALNPRVIIADEPTTALDVTVQAEILDLLRSLKDDLAAGILLITHNMGVVADLADRVVVMYQGEIVEQGTVEDVLTMPQHAYTRKLLDAVPRLSGPGGTLTGPIREIRERTPPADREPVLVAKDLALDYTMRGKTFRAVEGVSFELAKREVLGVVGESGSGKSTIAKAVLGLLPVASGSLQVRGADLAKLRGRAAKDARRQIGAVFQDPAASLNPRFPIGDCIIEPMVVHRVGDKRSRLARARELLDAVHLPTDVINRYPHELSGGQRQRVSIARALSLKPELLIADEPTSALDVSVQAAVLEMLRELQREFDFACMLVSHDLAVVDMLADHVLVMQNGRAVEQGETKTVLHDPQHEYTKRLLAASPVPDPVEQRERRLARRALLATVDA; encoded by the coding sequence ATGGACATGGACACGGCGGGCACGGGCGCTGCCCTGCGGCTCACGGATCTGCGGGTGGACTTCGCCGTCGAGGCGGGACTCGTCCGCGCCGTCAAGGGCGTGACCCTTGATCTGCAGCCGGGCGAAGTCGTCGCCATCGTGGGGGAATCCGGCTCGGGCAAGTCGGTGAGCTCGGCGGCGGCCATGGGGCTGCTCCCGGACAACGCCCTGATCTCCGGCTCCGCCCAGGTCGGCGGCACCGAAGTGGTCGGGATCGCGCCCGAGAAGATGCGCGCGATGCGTGCCACCGAGGTGGCGATGATCTTCCAGGAGCCGATGTCCGCGCTGAACCCCGTGCTGACGGTGGAGCGGCAGATGACCGAGGTGTTCGAGCTGCACGACGTCGCCTACGGTGACGAGGCGCGCCAGCGATCCGTCGAGCTGCTCCGCCGGGTCGGGATCCCCGACCCGGAGACCCGCATCGGACAGTACCCGCACCAGTTCTCCGGGGGCCAGCGGCAGCGCATCGTCATCGCGATGGCGATCGCGCTGAACCCGCGCGTCATCATCGCCGACGAGCCCACGACGGCGCTCGACGTGACGGTCCAGGCTGAGATCCTCGACCTGCTGCGATCGCTGAAGGACGACCTGGCCGCCGGCATCCTGCTGATCACCCACAACATGGGGGTCGTCGCGGACCTCGCCGATCGCGTCGTCGTGATGTATCAGGGCGAGATCGTGGAACAGGGCACCGTCGAGGACGTCCTCACGATGCCGCAGCACGCGTACACCCGCAAGCTTCTCGACGCCGTGCCGCGCCTGTCCGGACCGGGTGGGACCCTGACCGGCCCCATCCGCGAGATCCGGGAACGCACGCCCCCGGCGGACCGGGAGCCCGTGCTCGTCGCGAAGGACCTCGCGCTGGACTACACCATGCGCGGAAAGACGTTCCGCGCTGTCGAGGGCGTCTCCTTCGAGCTGGCCAAACGCGAGGTGCTGGGCGTGGTGGGGGAATCCGGGTCGGGCAAATCCACGATCGCGAAGGCCGTGCTCGGACTGCTCCCGGTGGCATCCGGCTCGCTTCAGGTGCGCGGCGCGGACCTGGCCAAGCTGCGGGGGCGGGCGGCCAAGGACGCGCGTCGCCAGATCGGCGCCGTCTTCCAGGACCCGGCAGCGTCGCTGAACCCCCGCTTCCCGATCGGCGACTGCATCATCGAGCCGATGGTCGTGCACCGCGTCGGCGACAAGCGTTCGCGCCTGGCGCGCGCCCGGGAACTCCTCGATGCCGTGCACCTTCCCACCGATGTCATCAACCGCTACCCGCACGAGCTCTCCGGTGGTCAGCGTCAACGGGTGTCCATCGCCCGGGCGCTCTCGCTGAAGCCGGAGCTGCTCATCGCGGACGAGCCGACCTCGGCTCTGGACGTGTCCGTGCAGGCGGCCGTGCTGGAGATGCTGCGCGAACTGCAGCGCGAGTTCGACTTCGCCTGCATGCTCGTGAGCCACGACCTGGCGGTCGTGGACATGCTCGCCGACCACGTGCTGGTGATGCAGAACGGTCGCGCGGTCGAGCAGGGTGAGACCAAGACGGTCCTGCACGACCCGCAGCACGAGTACACCAAACGATTGCTGGCCGCCTCACCCGTGCCCGACCCGGTCGAGCAGCGTGAGCGGCGTCTGGCGAGGCGAGCTCTGCTGGCCACCGTCGACGCTTGA
- a CDS encoding ABC transporter permease → MSTNSAPDTDAIYDLAEAEDAALAAKHTKPLSQGRLVRRRFLRHRAALISVGVLILVVLLAFTSIGFAGIPGWWGKSYLAAGDVIDGGRPTLSLIPTWLGGEGIRWGEHPFGQDGTGKDYFALVMVGTQRSLIIALVVGVVATTIGAVMGAVAGYYRGWVDNVLMRITDIFIVIPLLVLAAVLGAIAGNAGGGIFALALMIGLVSWTGLARLVRGEVLSLRERDYVAAARSTGASSFRIIFKHVMPNTIGIILVNATFAIGGAILLESSLSFLGFGVQPPETSLGLLISQYQGAFTNRPWLFWWPGMIILVIVLAVNFLGDGLRDAFDPRQTRKWSRRSLQRLREEKGLS, encoded by the coding sequence ATGAGCACCAACTCCGCACCCGACACCGACGCGATCTATGACCTCGCCGAAGCCGAGGACGCTGCCCTCGCCGCGAAACACACCAAGCCGCTCTCGCAGGGACGCCTGGTCCGGCGGAGGTTCCTCCGCCACCGCGCGGCACTCATCTCGGTCGGCGTTCTCATCCTCGTCGTCCTGCTCGCGTTCACCTCGATCGGCTTCGCCGGGATACCCGGGTGGTGGGGCAAGAGCTATCTCGCCGCCGGCGACGTCATCGACGGCGGTCGCCCGACGCTGAGTCTCATCCCGACGTGGCTCGGAGGGGAGGGCATCCGCTGGGGGGAGCACCCCTTCGGTCAGGACGGCACCGGCAAGGACTACTTCGCCCTGGTCATGGTGGGCACTCAGCGCTCCCTCATCATCGCGCTCGTCGTCGGCGTCGTCGCCACCACGATCGGCGCCGTGATGGGCGCCGTCGCGGGGTATTACCGCGGCTGGGTCGACAACGTGCTCATGCGCATCACGGACATCTTCATCGTCATCCCGCTCCTCGTGCTCGCTGCTGTCCTCGGGGCGATCGCCGGCAACGCCGGCGGAGGAATCTTCGCGCTGGCGCTGATGATCGGTCTGGTCTCCTGGACGGGGCTTGCCCGACTGGTGCGCGGCGAGGTGCTCTCGCTGCGGGAACGCGACTACGTCGCTGCCGCACGCTCGACGGGCGCCAGCTCGTTCCGCATCATCTTCAAGCACGTGATGCCGAACACGATCGGCATCATCCTCGTGAACGCGACGTTCGCGATCGGCGGCGCGATCCTGCTGGAGAGCTCGCTGAGCTTCCTCGGATTCGGCGTGCAGCCTCCCGAGACGTCGCTGGGGCTGCTGATCTCGCAGTATCAAGGCGCGTTCACGAACCGGCCGTGGCTGTTCTGGTGGCCGGGCATGATCATCCTGGTCATCGTGCTCGCCGTCAACTTCCTCGGGGACGGTCTGCGCGACGCGTTCGACCCGCGGCAGACCCGCAAGTGGAGCCGACGCAGTCTGCAACGGCTGCGCGAGGAGAAAGGACTGTCGTGA
- a CDS encoding ABC transporter permease, translating to MLKFILRRLVQAFGVLLGASVLVYVLVINAGDPLEDLRESNAKNRDYLIQQRTEFMELDLPWWQRYLSWLGGVSRCLIGQCDFGTTRAGVDVGTLLGLAAASTLRLVLLATVLALIIGIAIGILTAIRQYSGLDYAVTFGTFLFFSLPVFWAAVLLKEYLAIGFNNWLEEPAFTPLQIGLIAVVLGFLMQVLLAGSGKRRALTFAATAVFFAVALPVLAALDLFRNPQLGMVGVAVLTFGVALSVTAMTVGLRNRQVLTPALITAAVVSIMQVVLYNVFVYYMNWGVLVLGAVVAVAVPWLLGRFMGKRYRTQAILAATVTGVVGAGLTVLDHLFRVWPGFLDLKPRPVSTIGSQTPNFGGGFWETFLDYGTQMLLPTLLLTVISLASYSRYTRTSMLEVNRQDYIRTARAKGAPERTVIFRHALRNALIPIATIAAFDFAALIGGAVITERVFGWKGMGDLFADGLDHVDPAPVMAFFLITGGVAVLFNLIADISYAYLDPRIRV from the coding sequence GTGCTGAAGTTCATTCTGCGGCGCCTCGTCCAGGCGTTCGGCGTCCTGCTGGGCGCCTCGGTCCTGGTGTATGTGCTCGTCATCAACGCCGGGGACCCGCTCGAAGACCTGCGCGAGAGCAACGCGAAAAACCGCGATTACCTGATCCAGCAGCGCACCGAGTTCATGGAACTCGATCTGCCGTGGTGGCAGCGCTATCTGTCCTGGCTGGGCGGAGTCAGCCGTTGCCTCATCGGGCAGTGCGATTTCGGCACCACTCGGGCGGGCGTCGATGTCGGCACGCTGCTCGGCCTGGCCGCCGCCTCGACGCTGCGGCTGGTGCTGCTGGCGACAGTGCTCGCCCTCATCATCGGCATCGCGATCGGCATCCTCACCGCCATCCGCCAGTACTCCGGCCTCGACTACGCCGTGACGTTCGGCACCTTCCTGTTCTTCTCGCTTCCGGTGTTCTGGGCCGCGGTGCTGCTGAAGGAGTATCTGGCCATCGGCTTCAACAACTGGTTGGAGGAACCCGCATTCACGCCGCTGCAGATCGGCCTGATAGCGGTGGTCCTCGGGTTCCTGATGCAGGTGCTCCTCGCGGGATCCGGCAAGAGGCGGGCGCTCACTTTCGCCGCCACGGCGGTGTTCTTCGCCGTCGCGCTGCCCGTACTGGCCGCGCTCGACCTGTTCCGCAACCCGCAGCTGGGCATGGTGGGCGTCGCCGTCCTCACATTCGGTGTCGCGCTGAGCGTCACCGCAATGACCGTGGGTCTGCGCAACCGGCAGGTGCTCACTCCCGCGCTCATCACGGCGGCCGTGGTCAGCATCATGCAGGTGGTGCTGTACAACGTCTTCGTCTACTACATGAACTGGGGCGTGCTCGTTCTCGGCGCCGTTGTGGCCGTCGCCGTCCCGTGGCTGCTCGGGCGGTTCATGGGCAAGCGCTATCGCACCCAGGCCATCCTCGCCGCCACGGTGACGGGCGTCGTCGGCGCGGGCCTGACGGTTCTGGACCACCTCTTCCGCGTGTGGCCGGGCTTCCTCGACCTCAAGCCTCGCCCGGTCTCCACCATCGGATCGCAGACGCCGAACTTCGGCGGAGGCTTCTGGGAGACGTTCCTGGACTACGGGACGCAGATGCTGCTTCCCACGCTGCTGCTGACGGTGATCTCCCTGGCCAGCTACAGCAGATACACGCGCACCTCGATGCTCGAAGTCAACCGGCAGGATTACATCCGCACCGCGCGGGCGAAGGGCGCACCCGAGCGCACCGTCATCTTCCGGCATGCGCTGCGCAACGCCCTCATCCCCATCGCGACGATCGCGGCCTTCGATTTCGCGGCCCTCATCGGCGGCGCGGTCATCACCGAGCGCGTCTTCGGCTGGAAGGGCATGGGAGACCTGTTCGCCGACGGCCTGGACCACGTCGATCCCGCACCCGTCATGGCGTTCTTCCTCATCACGGGCGGCGTGGCCGTGCTGTTCAACCTGATCGCCGATATTTCCTATGCCTACCTCGACCCGAGGATACGAGTATGA